In a single window of the Rhopalosiphum padi isolate XX-2018 chromosome 1, ASM2088224v1, whole genome shotgun sequence genome:
- the LOC132923922 gene encoding transcription factor Sp4-like isoform X3 yields MEADDHQDDEIKESMSETEDDKDVKQQQQQQQQQQQQQQQQQQQQQQQQQQDQQPTIVQMHNGQPQIITLANLQNLLPMQQVQQLTQNQQNQGIKTITSNGTTIQPIFSVQGLPGQFIQQNNQTITVDGQEALFIPTNSNNGQGAPTIFTPTGQIVRPLQTIQLQSGQNISVRQSNMPQVVQLPSVQQTIPVQVPISSNGQTLYQTVHLPIQSFASSLPNIIQGNQGQLMQIPQLAQMTQSPQMAQIVNSNGQIQTVQLTSPIGNGQQIQLVNTSNANNQYQNATTPATSPSVMHTNSSPNSSSSSNENSPQPQPVTIQTQSGQTLQLIPQQLTLGNNPQQLTVIPTNNLPQFLQNNNGVTIRGNNVVQLPATTQNTNQPQTVNIPGIGTVQIITSLGGQSTSNATQTIPPGLQNIQVINATSGQQIENMDQKWQIIPIAGTMFQDGTAVTEYDSPGEEKPRTRRVACTCPNCCDGEKRNGAGKRVHICHVPGCNKMYGKTSHLRAHLRWHTGERPFICNWQHCGKRFTRSDELQRHNRTHTGEKRFQCNECPKRFMRSDHLQKHVRTHLKQKMMEGNSVVVGLKQDSEVDDEMDNIAPKHHNMNNIILEQDDDSSSSCENKMIILHDENV; encoded by the exons ATGGAGGCGGACGATCATCAGGACGACGAAATTAAAGAGTCGATGAGCGAAACCGAAGATGATAAAGACGTGAAG cagcagcagcagcaacaacaacagcagcagcagcagcagcagcaacaacaacaacaacaacaacaacaacaacaacaagacCAACAGCCGACCATAGTACAAATGCACAATGGCCAGCCTCAAATTATTACTTTAGCCAATTTGCAGAATTTATTGCCTATGCAGCAAGTACAACAATTGACTCAGAACCAACAAAATCAAGGTATCAAAACCATAACATCAAATGGCACAACAATTCAACCTATATTTTCAGTTCAGGGATTACCTGGTCAATTTATTCAA caaaataatcaaacaataacaGTTGATGGACAAGAAGCACTGTTTATTCCTACAAATTCTAATAATGGCCAAGGGGCACCTACCATATTCACACCAACAGGACAGATAGTTCGACCATTGCAAACGATACAACTCCAATcag ggcAAAATATTTCTGTACGTCAATCTAACATGCCACAAGTAGTACAGTTGCCATCTGTTCAGCAAACTATACCTGTTCAAGTGCCTATATCGTCTAATGGCCAGACTTTATATCAAACGGTGCATCTTCCTATACAATCTTTTGCTTCATCTTTACCCAATATCATACAGGGCAATCAAGGTCAATTGATGCAAATCCCACAGTTGGCTCAAATGACTCAGTCACCTCAAATGGCACAAATAGTGAATAGTAATGGTCAGATACAGACTGTGCAATTAACATCACCAATTGGTAATGGCCAACAAATACAGTTAGTAAATACATCCAATGCAAATAATCAGTACCAAAATGCAACAACTCCAGCTACTTCACCAAGTGTCATGCAT acaaaTTCATCTCCAAATTCATCTTCGAGTAGCAATGAAAATAGCCCACAACCACAACCTGTGACAATTCAAACCCAGTCTGGTCAAACTTTACAACTAATTCCTCAACAATTAACTCTTGGAA atAATCCTCAACAATTAACAGTAATACCAACAAACAACCTTCCTCAgtttttacaaaacaataatgGCGTTACTATTAGAGGAAATAATGTTGTTCag TTACCAGCAACTACTCAAAACACAAATCAACCACAAACTGTGAATATACCAGGGATTGGAACTGTACAAATTATTACTTCTCTCGGAGGACAAAGTACATCTAATGCTACTCAAACTATACCACCGGGTCTACAAAATATACAAGTCATCAATGCTA CATCTGGACAACAAATAGAAAACATGGATCAAAAATGGCAAATTATTCCAATTGCTGGGACAATGTTTCAGGATGGGACTGCAGTAACAGAATATGATTCTCCAGGAGAGGAAAAGCCCCGAACAAGAAGAGTAGCTTGTACATGCCCTAATTGCTGCGATGGTGAAAAacg taatggtGCTGGTAAGAGAGTTCATATTTGCCACGTGCCAgggtgtaataaaatgtatggaaAAACATCTCATTTACGGGCTCATCTTAGATGGCATACTGGTGAACGACCTTTTATTTGCAACTGGCAGCACTGTGGTAAACGATTTACTCGATCTGACGAACTTCAG agaCATAATAGAACACATACAGGAGAGAAAAGGTTTCAGTGTAATGAATGCCCTAAACGATTTATGCGTAGTGATCACTTACAAAAACATGTTAGAACTCACTTGAAACAAAAAATGAtg GAAGGTAATAGCGTTGTAGTTGGCTTAAAACAAGATTCCGAAGTAGATGATGAAATGGATAATATAGCGCctaaacatcataatatgaataacataattttagaaCAAGATGATGATAGTTCCTCTTcttgtgaaaataaaatgattattttacatgatgaaaatgtataa
- the LOC132917393 gene encoding uncharacterized protein LOC132917393, translated as MIVVGEYNYFTAESSRLIIIIIVIHTYFVPPAYCWVPKAVDSYYNEEDTNTFNLTNNEDDEDDETYLPPVQVDDVLSAGKMAAFFEKLNLLRQRRREDRSKSINSPLQQPFGLVRVPIGMESLNEAVPATDYRAIEVGNRGVFEIRDRSATSIAVIGKEAVTMVTNNDYYEAQTTKTIADGYFLDAARPRVLQGDAVVGYLHMGFRSAKCLWRQYREAFTEQETLAVRKRFNSFVRFWTLVVAVSVVALWSTFGYFHELFCFCVIAPPADYAKDVNRYLMMVPPHVVVTNKGKIFRYQPTAEERFLWESAKRIANFKI; from the exons ATGATCGTCGTTGGCGAATACAACTACTTTACGGCCGAAAGttctcgtttaataataataattattgtcatacaCACGTATTTTGTGCCGCCGGCCTATTGCTGGGTGCCGAAGGCTGTTGACAGTTACTACAATGAAGAAGATACAAATACGTTTAATTTGACGAACAACGaagacgacgaagacgacgaaACATACCTACCACCTGTGCAAGTCGACGACGTCCTTTCAGCTGGGAAAATGGCCGCGTTTTTTGAGAAGTTGAATTTACTGCGCCAGCGACGCCGCGAAGACCGTTCGAAATCAATAAACTCTCCGCTACAGCAGCCGTTCGGGCTCGTTCGAG TACCTATTGGAATGGAATCACTAAACGAGGCTGTGCCGGCGACGGACTATAGAGCGATAGAGGTCGGGAATCGTGGTGTTTTCGAAATACGGGATAGATCAGCGACATCAATAGCAGTGATTGGCAAGGAGGCGGTGACAATGGTGACGAATAACGATTATTATGAGGCGCAGACGACGAAAACGATCGCAGACGGTTACTTTCTAGATGCAGCTAGACCTCGAGTCCTGCAAGGGGATGCAGTCGTCGGATATTTGCACATGGGTTTTCGAAGCGCAAAATGCTTGTGGCGCCAGTATCGAGAAGCGTTCACCGAACAGGAAACGTTAGCAGTCCGCAAGCGATTCAATAGTTTTGTCCGATTCTGGACGTTAGTAGTCGCCGTTTCGGTGGTCGCTCTGTGGTCCACGTTCGGATATTTTCACGAGCTGTTCTGTTTTTGTGTCATCGCGCCACCAGCCGACTACGCCAAAGACGTGAATAGGTATTTAATGATGGTGCCGCCACATGTAGTAGTGACGAACAAGGGTAAAATTTTCCGGTACCAGCCGACGGCTGAAGAACGTTTTCTATGGGAAAGTGCGAAAAGAATtgcaaatttcaaaatatag
- the LOC132932451 gene encoding chromatin complexes subunit BAP18, with translation MSNQSSAAKVGEIFSAAGTAFSRLGELTLTLQPTNDTPTPNSKWTDDDIEMLQSAVKKFTDDLAIICDQIKQRTVSQIHTTLKRKSYENRAINPAALTRTPMSITSPISTNILSTKCNSADVTLNMLNAPQEHNSGSDDVPSENNRHSFNCGVDIE, from the exons ATGAGCAATCAAAGTTCAGCGGCTAAA gTTGGTGAGATTTTCAGTGCAGCGGGTACTGCATTCAGTAGATTAGGTGAGCTGACATTGACGTTGCAACCTACAAACGATACTCCTACACCCAACag CAAATGGACTGATGATGATATAGAAATGCTACAAAGTGCTGTAAAGAAATTCACAGATGACTTAGCTATTATCTGCGACCAAATCAAACAGCGGAcagt ATCACAAATACATACAACTCTCAAAAGAAAATCTTATGAGAACCGAGCAATCAATCCAGCTGCATTGACAAGAACACCAATGTCCATAACATCACCAATATCAACAAATATACTTAGTACAAAATGTAATTCTGCTGATGTtacattaaatatgttaaatgcaCCTCAAGAACATAATTCTGGTTCAGATGATGTTCCTAGTGAAAATAACCGACACAGCTTCAATTGTGGTGTTGATATTGAATAG
- the LOC132923922 gene encoding transcription factor Sp4-like isoform X2, which yields MEADDHQDDEIKESMSETEDDKDVKQQQQQQQQQQQQQQQQQQQQQQQQQQQDQQPTIVQMHNGQPQIITLANLQNLLPMQQVQQLTQNQQNQGIKTITSNGTTIQPIFSVQGLPGQFIQQNNQTITVDGQEALFIPTNSNNGQGAPTIFTPTGQIVRPLQTIQLQSGQNISVRQSNMPQVVQLPSVQQTIPVQVPISSNGQTLYQTVHLPIQSFASSLPNIIQGNQGQLMQIPQLAQMTQSPQMAQIVNSNGQIQTVQLTSPIGNGQQIQLVNTSNANNQYQNATTPATSPSVMHTNSSPNSSSSSNENSPQPQPVTIQTQSGQTLQLIPQQLTLGNNPQQLTVIPTNNLPQFLQNNNGVTIRGNNVVQLPATTQNTNQPQTVNIPGIGTVQIITSLGGQSTSNATQTIPPGLQNIQVINATSGQQIENMDQKWQIIPIAGTMFQDGTAVTEYDSPGEEKPRTRRVACTCPNCCDGEKRNGAGKRVHICHVPGCNKMYGKTSHLRAHLRWHTGERPFICNWQHCGKRFTRSDELQRHNRTHTGEKRFQCNECPKRFMRSDHLQKHVRTHLKQKMMEGNSVVVGLKQDSEVDDEMDNIAPKHHNMNNIILEQDDDSSSSCENKMIILHDENV from the exons ATGGAGGCGGACGATCATCAGGACGACGAAATTAAAGAGTCGATGAGCGAAACCGAAGATGATAAAGACGTGAAG cagcagcagcagcagcaacaacaacagcagcagcagcagcagcagcaacaacaacaacaacaacaacaacaacaacaacaagacCAACAGCCGACCATAGTACAAATGCACAATGGCCAGCCTCAAATTATTACTTTAGCCAATTTGCAGAATTTATTGCCTATGCAGCAAGTACAACAATTGACTCAGAACCAACAAAATCAAGGTATCAAAACCATAACATCAAATGGCACAACAATTCAACCTATATTTTCAGTTCAGGGATTACCTGGTCAATTTATTCAA caaaataatcaaacaataacaGTTGATGGACAAGAAGCACTGTTTATTCCTACAAATTCTAATAATGGCCAAGGGGCACCTACCATATTCACACCAACAGGACAGATAGTTCGACCATTGCAAACGATACAACTCCAATcag ggcAAAATATTTCTGTACGTCAATCTAACATGCCACAAGTAGTACAGTTGCCATCTGTTCAGCAAACTATACCTGTTCAAGTGCCTATATCGTCTAATGGCCAGACTTTATATCAAACGGTGCATCTTCCTATACAATCTTTTGCTTCATCTTTACCCAATATCATACAGGGCAATCAAGGTCAATTGATGCAAATCCCACAGTTGGCTCAAATGACTCAGTCACCTCAAATGGCACAAATAGTGAATAGTAATGGTCAGATACAGACTGTGCAATTAACATCACCAATTGGTAATGGCCAACAAATACAGTTAGTAAATACATCCAATGCAAATAATCAGTACCAAAATGCAACAACTCCAGCTACTTCACCAAGTGTCATGCAT acaaaTTCATCTCCAAATTCATCTTCGAGTAGCAATGAAAATAGCCCACAACCACAACCTGTGACAATTCAAACCCAGTCTGGTCAAACTTTACAACTAATTCCTCAACAATTAACTCTTGGAA atAATCCTCAACAATTAACAGTAATACCAACAAACAACCTTCCTCAgtttttacaaaacaataatgGCGTTACTATTAGAGGAAATAATGTTGTTCag TTACCAGCAACTACTCAAAACACAAATCAACCACAAACTGTGAATATACCAGGGATTGGAACTGTACAAATTATTACTTCTCTCGGAGGACAAAGTACATCTAATGCTACTCAAACTATACCACCGGGTCTACAAAATATACAAGTCATCAATGCTA CATCTGGACAACAAATAGAAAACATGGATCAAAAATGGCAAATTATTCCAATTGCTGGGACAATGTTTCAGGATGGGACTGCAGTAACAGAATATGATTCTCCAGGAGAGGAAAAGCCCCGAACAAGAAGAGTAGCTTGTACATGCCCTAATTGCTGCGATGGTGAAAAacg taatggtGCTGGTAAGAGAGTTCATATTTGCCACGTGCCAgggtgtaataaaatgtatggaaAAACATCTCATTTACGGGCTCATCTTAGATGGCATACTGGTGAACGACCTTTTATTTGCAACTGGCAGCACTGTGGTAAACGATTTACTCGATCTGACGAACTTCAG agaCATAATAGAACACATACAGGAGAGAAAAGGTTTCAGTGTAATGAATGCCCTAAACGATTTATGCGTAGTGATCACTTACAAAAACATGTTAGAACTCACTTGAAACAAAAAATGAtg GAAGGTAATAGCGTTGTAGTTGGCTTAAAACAAGATTCCGAAGTAGATGATGAAATGGATAATATAGCGCctaaacatcataatatgaataacataattttagaaCAAGATGATGATAGTTCCTCTTcttgtgaaaataaaatgattattttacatgatgaaaatgtataa
- the LOC132923922 gene encoding transcription factor Sp4-like isoform X1, with product MEADDHQDDEIKESMSETEDDKDVKQQQQQQQQQQQQQQQQQQQQQQQQQQQQDQQPTIVQMHNGQPQIITLANLQNLLPMQQVQQLTQNQQNQGIKTITSNGTTIQPIFSVQGLPGQFIQQNNQTITVDGQEALFIPTNSNNGQGAPTIFTPTGQIVRPLQTIQLQSGQNISVRQSNMPQVVQLPSVQQTIPVQVPISSNGQTLYQTVHLPIQSFASSLPNIIQGNQGQLMQIPQLAQMTQSPQMAQIVNSNGQIQTVQLTSPIGNGQQIQLVNTSNANNQYQNATTPATSPSVMHTNSSPNSSSSSNENSPQPQPVTIQTQSGQTLQLIPQQLTLGNNPQQLTVIPTNNLPQFLQNNNGVTIRGNNVVQLPATTQNTNQPQTVNIPGIGTVQIITSLGGQSTSNATQTIPPGLQNIQVINATSGQQIENMDQKWQIIPIAGTMFQDGTAVTEYDSPGEEKPRTRRVACTCPNCCDGEKRNGAGKRVHICHVPGCNKMYGKTSHLRAHLRWHTGERPFICNWQHCGKRFTRSDELQRHNRTHTGEKRFQCNECPKRFMRSDHLQKHVRTHLKQKMMEGNSVVVGLKQDSEVDDEMDNIAPKHHNMNNIILEQDDDSSSSCENKMIILHDENV from the exons ATGGAGGCGGACGATCATCAGGACGACGAAATTAAAGAGTCGATGAGCGAAACCGAAGATGATAAAGACGTGAAG cagcagcagcagcagcagcaacaacaacagcagcagcagcagcagcagcaacaacaacaacaacaacaacaacaacaacaacaagacCAACAGCCGACCATAGTACAAATGCACAATGGCCAGCCTCAAATTATTACTTTAGCCAATTTGCAGAATTTATTGCCTATGCAGCAAGTACAACAATTGACTCAGAACCAACAAAATCAAGGTATCAAAACCATAACATCAAATGGCACAACAATTCAACCTATATTTTCAGTTCAGGGATTACCTGGTCAATTTATTCAA caaaataatcaaacaataacaGTTGATGGACAAGAAGCACTGTTTATTCCTACAAATTCTAATAATGGCCAAGGGGCACCTACCATATTCACACCAACAGGACAGATAGTTCGACCATTGCAAACGATACAACTCCAATcag ggcAAAATATTTCTGTACGTCAATCTAACATGCCACAAGTAGTACAGTTGCCATCTGTTCAGCAAACTATACCTGTTCAAGTGCCTATATCGTCTAATGGCCAGACTTTATATCAAACGGTGCATCTTCCTATACAATCTTTTGCTTCATCTTTACCCAATATCATACAGGGCAATCAAGGTCAATTGATGCAAATCCCACAGTTGGCTCAAATGACTCAGTCACCTCAAATGGCACAAATAGTGAATAGTAATGGTCAGATACAGACTGTGCAATTAACATCACCAATTGGTAATGGCCAACAAATACAGTTAGTAAATACATCCAATGCAAATAATCAGTACCAAAATGCAACAACTCCAGCTACTTCACCAAGTGTCATGCAT acaaaTTCATCTCCAAATTCATCTTCGAGTAGCAATGAAAATAGCCCACAACCACAACCTGTGACAATTCAAACCCAGTCTGGTCAAACTTTACAACTAATTCCTCAACAATTAACTCTTGGAA atAATCCTCAACAATTAACAGTAATACCAACAAACAACCTTCCTCAgtttttacaaaacaataatgGCGTTACTATTAGAGGAAATAATGTTGTTCag TTACCAGCAACTACTCAAAACACAAATCAACCACAAACTGTGAATATACCAGGGATTGGAACTGTACAAATTATTACTTCTCTCGGAGGACAAAGTACATCTAATGCTACTCAAACTATACCACCGGGTCTACAAAATATACAAGTCATCAATGCTA CATCTGGACAACAAATAGAAAACATGGATCAAAAATGGCAAATTATTCCAATTGCTGGGACAATGTTTCAGGATGGGACTGCAGTAACAGAATATGATTCTCCAGGAGAGGAAAAGCCCCGAACAAGAAGAGTAGCTTGTACATGCCCTAATTGCTGCGATGGTGAAAAacg taatggtGCTGGTAAGAGAGTTCATATTTGCCACGTGCCAgggtgtaataaaatgtatggaaAAACATCTCATTTACGGGCTCATCTTAGATGGCATACTGGTGAACGACCTTTTATTTGCAACTGGCAGCACTGTGGTAAACGATTTACTCGATCTGACGAACTTCAG agaCATAATAGAACACATACAGGAGAGAAAAGGTTTCAGTGTAATGAATGCCCTAAACGATTTATGCGTAGTGATCACTTACAAAAACATGTTAGAACTCACTTGAAACAAAAAATGAtg GAAGGTAATAGCGTTGTAGTTGGCTTAAAACAAGATTCCGAAGTAGATGATGAAATGGATAATATAGCGCctaaacatcataatatgaataacataattttagaaCAAGATGATGATAGTTCCTCTTcttgtgaaaataaaatgattattttacatgatgaaaatgtataa